The Danio rerio strain Tuebingen ecotype United States chromosome 19, GRCz12tu, whole genome shotgun sequence genome includes the window atttttaaaaaccattttaaggtcaatgttgtCAGccaccttaagcaatatattattttcaatagtttacagaacaagccatcgttatacattaacttgcctaattaccttagcTTGccttattaatctagttaagcctttaaatgtctctttaagctaaatactagtattttgaaaaatatctagtcaaatattatttactgtcatcatggcaaagataaaagaaatcagttattagaaatgacttattaaaactattatgtttaaaaatttgttgaaaaaaaatctgctctctattaaacagaaataggggaaataTACAGAGGGAGGCTgattattcaggagggctaataattctgtatgttatatatacacaacagtacTTTTCTCTGTGTGTTCTGTCCAGGCGGCTGCTCGTCATCAGTGCTCGTATCTCGTGCAGCATCACAGCTCCGCTTTTCTGCTTGCCGGTGGAGACGAGTCCTGGCTGCGGGGAGTTCACTGTGCACCACCGAAAATACAGCATCTGCAGACACTCAACAAACTGCTGGCACACAGACCCTGGATCATCACCCAGGAGCACATACAGGTAGCACATACTGGTCTTCAGTGCTTGGGAAGATGCTTTTAAAATGTCCTTTCTAAGAGACAAGTGATTAGTCTAGTTAGGCATGGGCTCGTATAAGAttttgacagtatgataaccttggattaaaaAATATCACAgaattgtaattactgctctaaaatagattctaaaatatctgggtaaaaaaaaaaaagtttgacatttaaaaagaacatattttagggtagtatttacaataccgtGAAACGTGATAGGAAACGTGactcaaggttatcataccgtcgaAATCTTATACCAGGCCATGTCTAGAAGACAATCAAATTAGCATATTATATAAAGTTATGAACTAtgcatactcaccggccactttattaggtacacctgaacTGCCTGTTATCGCAAATTTGTATTCTGTTCATATTTTAGTCGCCAAACAGCTTTGAAGCAAGTAGTGAACAAATGGCAAATTCCTCCGTCAGAGAGGAAACCTTTTATcaacgcttacattttaaacaagtggcaaaaggaatgggatgcattagaaaacaataaattacatgaaatccaacctgaagtttcacacagaattttaagacattttaagaatcgatttgatcaagtagtttttaccagatgtcgtattgggcatacgagaataacacatggttttttgcgccaaggtgaaaaccctactcagtgtttgtgctgcaagaCTCCtgttactgtaaaacatattttactggactgtcctgcttttactgattccagaaggactttttatgaaatgaactcttttaaggacatttttgacaaagtgaaaccagaaaagattttagaatttttatcatgtattaacacaaaaaatcttatttaatttatgttttattttgtttgttgatttttaaattgaaagATTTAAGTtaaaagattcctgccatgaagatagccttggttgctgacatggcactaaataaaaaaatacattacattacattagtcgccaaacatatttagagattgaaagaaaatacaattaaattcaagcttagttttgtaaaataaattacaacctgcaaaatttaaattaaattattattattttttttgtttcttttcttgattttacctctttttaaaatttgtatttaatatttttcttaaacacaaatttggctgtactagtttttggaccgttatcaaaagttattttgttagatgagctccagatttggcttcagtactgactaatctaatgtatatgcacagatataatattgtatagcttcctattaaatataggaatttaaaagataaatttgTGAGTGGTGTACTTACATATGCTGAGCATCTGTAAGTACCTTCGCAGTCACAACAACCAGTCAGTTGTGCTGGTTTCACTGTATCTTGTTGATTCACTAAAGAATACACTCATAGCTTATGCAATGCTTGACTGAAGGTCACACAAGCTTTAAAAACATAGTTCACCTCACAAAAATGCATATCTTCAGCATTTATtctcactcaagtggttctaagcttttattaaaatctttcttctgttgagcacagtcatgcactattaaatgactgttttgaggattgtataggatgggtgAAGGCACCTGTTatcaaaaggaaagggaatcgcagcgtttttaatatttatttataagtgttttcattcctaaacaaagcgaaagcacagaacagacttgtGTTTAAGAGCAatgggcgacccctggtggttgagagactgaaaatacgggaaaatacctttacgtgATGATAGCGGGATATAacggtaaaatacaggagaatcccgggaaaaacgggatgATTGACAGGTATGCTCTGTGCTAGACTGTGTGCATATGCTAATGTGAATGTGCAAAAAAGAAGTATACTTGGACCTTACTCTCCAGAGCACAATGCCATTTGGACCGTATTCTCCAGAGCACAATGCCATTTGGACCGTACTCTCCAGATCACACTGCCATTTATTTTATGAAGATGatcttattcttttttttgttgacaGGAGTTAGTTTGTCCCGGTGCGGAGGCTCGATGGTCTCTTGCGGAGCTGATTCAGGCGGTGGTTTTGATGACACACGCTCACTCTCTGGCCTCGTTTGTCTGGGGTTGCGGGATTCATCCAGAGCCTGAGCAGACAGAAGATCAGACGCTTCAGCCGTGTTCGCCCACAGACTCCTGTTGTTCAGTGCGGGGCAAGGCCAGAAATCAGCAGGAGGTAATGAATTATTGATGctgttttgtttgctttgttcGGTAAATCTCtttaatatgtacagttgaagtcaaatttattcGCCGTCCtgtgagttttcttttttttatatattttctaaaagatgtttaacagagcaaggattttttttcagtctttactatattttttcttttgaggaaagtcttattggttttatttcagctagaataaaagtagttttgcattttcaaaagccattttaataatcatcaatattattatcccccttaagcaatatttttttttctgtagtcttcagaacaaaccattaatatacaaagacttgcctaattattttaacttgcctaattaacctaattaagtctttaaatgtcactttaatctgaatactagtatcttgaaaaatatctagtcaaatatgtgctgtcatcatggcaaagataaaataaatcagttattagagatgagttattaaaactataatgtttagaaatgtgttgaaaaaatctctctgttaaacagaaattggggaaaaatatatatgggggctaataaatcatgagggctaataattctgactttaactgtatgtgtacatgtgtgtttgtgcagtggTCTGAGGCTGTAAACGAGGTTAAGCTTTTGATGGAGAGGATGATGATGGTTCAACAGCAAGGTGAAGAGTTTACTCAGGAGGAGATGGTCACTCGCTTTGAAAGAGAGAGAACGGAGAGTTTGCTGGAACCTGCTGATGGTAGGAACATGCAGATGTATAACTTCCACTGGGTTCGAATAGTTTTTCTTTTAGATAGGAGTGTGTGCATTATTTCCCATCTGCAGTAATGTCATTATTGTTGACATGTTTCAGtcaaaaaaaatgtcatgttgTGAGTGTCTAAAAGCAGTGACTGCTTGATGAAGCCTGCTATAATGCAGTTGGAATTCAAGTTATGAAAGACAAAAacattagtgatgggtcgttcatgaacgattttgttcattcatccacgcgtgcgcacatttgtgcaggagATAtcattcatttcaagtcttttgagtcgtttatcacggaaaggcagaagccaatcatattcgtttagagccggaaaaagaattgatccgttcatctctcgagtcctctattgcgtctgagtcattcgttcctcactggccaatcatatgcgtttaatgccggaaaaagaattgatccgttcatctctcgagtccgcgggtttgagtcattctgtcatgtgatgaacgaacgactcaagaaccagaagatcGGCACAGACTGTGTACTTAAGTTAAAATTAAATGTGACTGTCAGTAATGTGAAcagaaccactgacatttgaagacatgaagaggtgagctaaGCAAAGAAACAAcaatgccttcatagacaaaagagcaggtaaacattaaattattattttctccttcttatagtattctatttatgattatttgtcgtgtgatcaaccttttgggctagttgtagatgtgtttggaagcaattcgtaacattttaattatattttggcaaattgaaccaaatgaacgaaatgactcgaaaaaatattcgttcatctcgatgaacgagacttgAAGATCCGAGTCggtaaaatgatctgaacttcccatcactaaaaaACATCccttaatgtttgtttttattactttcaaaCATCAGCTCATGAAATAtggcatttattttaaaacagttcAACTAAAATTCATATTAAGTGTTACATTTTATTAACTCTTTTTctgttttaacaacaacaacaaaaacttttattttgcaaaatatttgTGTCCGAGTAAATCTGTGATGTTTTGTTCttgaattaatttgtttttgaacAAGACAAGTTTAAATAAATCAGCCAGTCATTTGTAGATCTATTCATGGGCTGCATTCCACTCCAGTTTTTAAGCCCTTCACTTGCTAACCTTCCTTCGTCTTGTTCCCTCGCATGTGCATTACTGATTGTACTGCAAGTGTCCCCAACGCACAACCATCTTCATACCCGCTCACCGCTTTTCAGTTTGCGTGCACCTTTCCCCTCCCGCTCTTCACTTCGCGCGCACCCTGACCACCATCCCGCACCCAGGCACAACGTCCCCCCCGCCCCCCGCCGCTCTTCACTTCTTACAGCTACCCCCCACCCACCCCACCCCCCCCTCCCCCAAAATCTTTGCTTGGCACCCACCCCCCGGATAAAATCTCACAGATTTTGTGATCCGAATGTTGGGAGGTATTAGTGCACTAAACCCTTGAGCACTTAACTACACTTGTTGTAGATATATAGGTAATGAAGCAGACAAATGAATCCGACTCGCTCCCTCTGTCAATATCGAGGGATCGAGGCAATATGCATGTAAACTTCCCTTGTTCACTTGACGAAGTGAAACCCTTTAAAATGGTGAAAGATATTCCTCTGAGAAAACAAGACAATGGAAGTTTGCAAGTGTGTCTTTTTAAGTGTATTGGAACGCAGCCATGACAGCAGTCATTGCCTTGTTTGTAAGTGAATCAGTTGTTTTGGATGAATCTTTTGAGtgaatgattcactgaatcactaattaaaaaagtgacttgTTGCCACCTACTGGTGATTTTAAgtgtcacatttttttttgttgttgatcaCAGGCTGAAGCACCAGAACAAAAACACACTCATCAAATTGAATAATTAATGTAGATTGATGACACTTTTAACAACAACGATACATTAAATTAATCACatgaaatataattcatttttctGATTAGCCATTAGTCAAATTTCTCAAATAAACATCTTGAAAGATAAATGTGCCACATTAAAGCATATGTTTGCTCCTGTTGCATTGTTTTCAGCTTCCTGTTTCTTTACTTTGATCCTCTGTTGTGTGTTTTTCATCCAGTTCAGCGCTCCGTCCTTCCCGATTGTGTGTCGCGGTTTGTCGTGGACGCAGATTTTACTTATCAGGATTTTAGTCCTAGAGGAGCACAGGCCCCTCCAACCATGAGAGCTCAGGTACTTTTGAAGTACACACATTATGAAAGATCCACATAACACGGTTTTTGAAATGCAAATATTGTAGATTTGATAGAAGTATACAGTTCTGTTCAAGGTTTGGCATACTTTAGCACCAACTTGTCTgtatagcaatttttttttgctcaattttTTATGTTATGAAACAATGAATTTTATCAGGATAAACGTTTAGGTGAATATTGATGGACCcagaaaaacatttataatttctcACAAGTGCAATACGTTTTTTTCTTATAGAATTCTGTCGATTAGTTATTTAGCCTTGGGTTTTATAGAGCTGTGATTTATGAAATGTGTGTTTTAGTGTTGTGTTTATGCTGGTAAAACTATTTGCCAATATGCTTTAATTATCTTCCATACATCCtcacagtaacatttgtttaaaagtgtatttatgcataactgtttgttgtgaatacatttattttattataggttagtttttaaagtaataaaaaaaaaatatatatatatatatatatataaaagtaaatataatcTAATGTCGAAGAGCAAATGTTCCCAATAAATtctgaaaatgttattttatctgatggttcagtttttaaaaaacaacatttttttgttcTAAAACAAGTAGTAAcacttatatatttaatattttaaaagatttctAGCAAGAGTAGTCATTGAAATCCTAAGAACAAAACACTAAAATATGTTCTATAAATGTTTCGACAATGCTATgattaaaataaagcattatttCTGATTTTTCTCTCAGcatttaaaatgtcctttttttagaaacaaaaatgtatatattaaatatatgtatgtgtgtgtttgtgcgtgcatatatatatatatatatatatatatatatatatatatatatatatatatatatatatatatatatacatacatacatacatacatacatacatacatacacacacacacacatatatatatatatatatatatatatatatatatatatacacatacatacatacatacacacacacacacacacacacacacacatatatatatatatatatatatatatatatatatatatatatatatatacatacatacacacacacacacacacacacacacacatatattttatatatatatatatatatatatatatatatatatatatatatatatatatgtgtgtgtgtgtgtgtgtgtgtgtgtgtgtatatgtgtatatatgtgtatgtatataaatatatatatgtgtgtgtgtgtgtgtgtgtgtttgtatatatataaatattttgacacattatttaaatatgtggttaACAAATAACTGAGTTTTGATTTTATtgggaaaagtaaaaaaaaaaataatccactGGCTATtacaaaaaatccttagcattttgTTCTGTAAATGTctgatattttattcatattgatTTAAAAAAGGTCTTAAGTCCTAAATTTGTCTtggtgaaacctgtagaaaccctgtatACAATGATGACATGtgatttaacatttgtttgttcaGTGTTTGTATTTGACTATTTGACTTCCCAgtaaaccataaagcactgtttattgcCTTATTTATATACGCTTGTAACTTATtctattttatgcagatgcactgcgtAGAAAAAATCACCCCAGTCTATCTAAATTAaagaaatctttccaaatagagctattcaaatcctCGGgcaaaattatattcatattccattaaataaatattgcaatgtcagatatTTTTTCAATAACATGCAGCTTTGATTGTGGTCTTTCAGGACTATTCATGGGAGGATCACGGCTTCTCTCTGATGAACCGGCTGTATGGGGAGATGGCGCAGCTTCTGGATGAGAAGTTTCAGGTGGCCTGTGC containing:
- the sesn2 gene encoding sestrin-2, giving the protein MKDEADDLPEVLPSGPSAFIPTEEILEEGSTHEVMSDVLLSEGRADHINMVMGLHPTYLACFQRTQDALLQLDGPLPLSWRHYIVILAAARHQCSYLVQHHSSAFLLAGGDESWLRGVHCAPPKIQHLQTLNKLLAHRPWIITQEHIQELVCPGAEARWSLAELIQAVVLMTHAHSLASFVWGCGIHPEPEQTEDQTLQPCSPTDSCCSVRGKARNQQEWSEAVNEVKLLMERMMMVQQQGEEFTQEEMVTRFERERTESLLEPADVQRSVLPDCVSRFVVDADFTYQDFSPRGAQAPPTMRAQDYSWEDHGFSLMNRLYGEMAQLLDEKFQVACALTYHTMAMHSHVDTSTLRKAIWNYIQCIYGIRYDDYDYGEVNQLLERSLKVYVKTVACHPEKTTARMYFSFWRQFRHSEKVHVNLLLMEARMQAALLYALRAITRYMT
- the sesn2 gene encoding sestrin-2 isoform X1, which encodes MSDVLLSEGRADHINMVMGLHPTYLACFQRTQDALLQLDGPLPLSWRHYIVILAAARHQCSYLVQHHSSAFLLAGGDESWLRGVHCAPPKIQHLQTLNKLLAHRPWIITQEHIQELVCPGAEARWSLAELIQAVVLMTHAHSLASFVWGCGIHPEPEQTEDQTLQPCSPTDSCCSVRGKARNQQEWSEAVNEVKLLMERMMMVQQQGEEFTQEEMVTRFERERTESLLEPADVQRSVLPDCVSRFVVDADFTYQDFSPRGAQAPPTMRAQDYSWEDHGFSLMNRLYGEMAQLLDEKFQVACALTYHTMAMHSHVDTSTLRKAIWNYIQCIYGIRYDDYDYGEVNQLLERSLKVYVKTVACHPEKTTARMYFSFWRQFRHSEKVHVNLLLMEARMQAALLYALRAITRYMT